Genomic DNA from Brienomyrus brachyistius isolate T26 chromosome 22, BBRACH_0.4, whole genome shotgun sequence:
AGGTCAACCAGGCACAGGAGTACAGAGGTGCTGTATATGCATTTCAAGAATTGCCCATTTGAAACTGATATATTGTTCATGAGTTTCTGCGTGGGACACTGAGGAAAGACCACATTTTATTCTGAATGGTAAACAGATTCAAAAGCAACGCCATCAGCATTAAGGTGTCAAGCAAAAATACAAATCAATAATTTAAAACCTTCTAGAAGTGACCGTCTCCATAGACCTTCTTGCTCTTTACAAACCAGGCGTAAAAAACCATCAAGGTTACGTATGTCCATTTCAAAGCTACAAGACATCAACATACTCCGGGCCAATCACAGCTCAAGGCCACTCCGCccatctctctctgtttctctctactaaaaaaaatcatgcttttAAGATATGGCAAAATCACTTGGTTACAAGCCTACGACACCCAAAGAATGATATCAACTCAAGATAAGGGAGGAGTCACTGAACAAACCAAACAGTAGGTCTGCACCACAAGCTCACCACACATATATCGTGTTCAGATTAGCGTTGCAGAATTCTGTGCATTTTTAGTTAATTGCCATATATTCCTGttaattcccatggaaagtttcaAACTTGAAATATTTCTAAAAATTCCCCAACTTAACTTTCCATTACatggaaagtttctggaaagTTTCCAGAAATTTTAAGCCCCTTTAGAACACTAAAATTGCAGTCAGATTAACCTATGGCATTCGGGTATTTGTGGCTTTGATACTCAACCGTATTTCCTCTATTATTCCCTCTccatggtaaaaaaaaagaaaatccagGTTTGTATCGAAAATGACAGTCATGGAATTCTGACCATAGAACTACAAGATGACAAAGACCGAATGAGAAAATCACCTCCTGGAATTTATGGGAATAGAGAAGCAGACTGATGTAAATGACAGGGTGTGGGTGCTGGGGAGTGTGCACTGAATGCCGTTGCATCACCACCATTTCACAAGGCAGGATCAAATGAGAAATGGATTCCTGTTGCAAAACCAAGGGTATGTGTTCAACACCAAGCATGGAGGTCACTGATTAGAGCCGTCATTGGTTACCTGGGTGATCCTCTACCTATTCTGGGTATTACTTGAGGGAAAGATAACCTATCAAAAGCCACAATGAAATGTGCTGGCCTAAACTGTCTTTCAGCATCTCAATAACAGTACAACACGTGCTTTCCATAAACAGGGCCTGGATTTTATCTACAAACTGGAAAGTAATACAGTCCTATAAAGCCCATGTAAAAGTCCCACTTTAAAGAAATGTTACAGTGCATATAAGTGCATTTTAGCGGTCTTTCTGTCTCCAAGGTGGCAATGAAGGACAGCTGGGATTTTACAAGATAAAGAAAATAACTGACAGCAGTCAAGTTAATGCCCAATTACACGTGCAGACTCGTCGAGTTGCTTAAATTTCCCTTAAATGAATATTAATTTAAACCTCGGACAATGAATTGCTTGTTTAAAAAGTGACCGTTGAATTGTACTGCACGACCCACTTGATTAGACTTAGCGATGTTATTTGTGGCGCTTTTAAGAcatcagatttttaaaatactacATTAACTACTTTTATGACTTTGCAACATATCAGGTATTACAATCCGTCAGTATTTTCTCCGCTGAACAGACATAAAACATACTGTTGTCTGCCGCTAGTAAGACCAGGGCGAGCGACACCAGTTTGTGTTTGATTTGCTGCAATCAGAAAACAGTATTAAATATTACCTATGCTCATTGCCATTGCTTTCCCCTGCTTAATCGTCAGGGGTACGAAACGTTAGCCATCTCAGGGTTTATGAAGTGGGCGATCAATTAACTTCAGCCGGACCTCTCTCTGGCTAAAGTGGCTCCGTTAGCTAGCTGCgtcagacagctgcagaaaAAGCGGCTTCAAAAGCCACCATCAGTGCATACTATTATATGACCGCTATCAAATAAGGCAACGTGCGCACGATCAAAATTATAAACCGTACAGGTAATTACTTACCTATGCATTGCCCCACTGGAGTGCTATATGGATTCCCCAATAAAAACTCCATCTTGATGACAACAAATAATTTGAGCTGACTGACAGTCAGAAGGACGGAGGCACATTTTAAGTCCCTCCTACGGAGCAATGTTATTGGGCGACGTCAGCAAGCGGTCCATGCAATTTGACAGTCTTCCTGTCAATCAAGTGTGTAGGCAACCCGAAGATAACGCCCAAAACAAGGCCCGGTGAAAGCGGAAATGCCTTTATTCCCTTAACAAAAGCTGCACGGGAGGTGAAGTCCATTAAGACAGAACGCGGAATGACGAAGGCATAGTAGAAATAACGAAGGAAGTATAATAAAATTaagatataaaatataaaaacgaaagtaacgttattttgtttttatggaGTACACGATATATACATAAACTAACACACATGAGAACACGGAAAATGTGCTGAttttgattttaaagtttgaaaactgtaaaaataaccgtgggaaaatattttttcttggAACGCCATCTCGTGGCTAAAATGGAGTACTGCGATTATTTGTTCGTTTATTTCGACATGGGAAACTGGTTTAGTTTCCTGAATTCTTCCACCTTGCGGCAAAAACGAATACTGCCGCTTGTTTTTATTTAGGCATTTTATTTTAGCAAAATATACTACTTTCGGCCACAATGTGGCAGGATTTCGAAAGAAGAATAGACATCTGCTTTTTAAGTATGTATCGTTTAAGCCAAGAGAAGGGACTCATATCGGAGAATTGATTTATCTAAGTTTGTTTGCCATTAAGTATAACAATAGCAGAAAACTGTCCTACATATTCTGTATGTGAACCAGGGGAAGTGATTGTACCTCGTGTACAGACGTAAACAGGGTTTTGAGGTCAAAATCCTGATCTAGGCTACGTATCATTGTGGATATGTGTTGTTTAAACTAGCAAAAGCTTGGCAAGCTGCACTTACGGCTAAAGTTAATTTCAGGAAGGCCTATCTGAATATAATGTTTCGGATTTTCTCTTACATTTTGGTAATTGTCAGCAAAACGAAGCTTATCTTGCAATAATCGTTTTAGCAATTTGGATAAGAAATTAcaatttacaaaatattttatgcatttgtcattttcctcaaagATCTGAAAGTTCTGAATGCTCTTCAAAATACACTGAAAACTTCTAATTTTTATAATGCCACATAGCCACGGTGAAGTTTCTGACGCATTTTCAGATATCTGTAATTTTGGCTTATTGTTGAAATGCTTACAGCAGGGTCGGGCTTCTTGCGCAGTTAAATCACGCAGGTTGTTGCTGTAGAGAACCGTGTCCGGATATGGTTGCTAAGCAACACGAAAACATCTAATGCCGGCAGAGCTCGGAGAAGCGAACTCAAAACTTCGGGTGGGTTTGACACttttatttgcatctaaaaattaAATATGCAGGTAAATCGGCTTGCAGCGTCTAATCCCACCAATACAGTCTTGAGATAGGCTTATGACCTGATAGGAAGGTAACTATTCAGCCAGCAtgttaacaaaataactaaTTGTTGTGCACACTTATTACTGCAGTCAGCTGTTCTTGCAGAACTGTATTTTGAATGTCTAGACTATTTATAACTGTATATGAAGATCGCACAACTTTAATGTATAAATATTGCTGTTGATGGCAATATTTCTCTTATGTTTATTAGTTTTCTATTTACGGTTTCGTGCTAATTCTACATGACTATTGAATTacagaaatattttgttttaaaggCTACAAGTGTCTACAATAAAAATGTCCAATATCTGTATTCACGTAAGTCACGCGTTTTCTTTAGTCTGAACCCTTTCGTTGCTGACCGCGTCGTGAAGCAGGATGAGGGAGCCGAACGACACGCTGGAGCCCAGCGTGATCGATGAGGAGATGCTGCAGAGGGCCGTGGAGGAGCAGGGGCCGCAGGACGCGGAGAACCCCGCCGCAAGCATCGCTAAGGCGGAGGGTATCCAGCGGGAGCATGTGCGCCGGCTGCGCCTGGATTTCAGGAGTGAGCCTCACTTCACCGTCCCGCTTTCATATGTATCTCACAAAAATCAATATTATTTTCTGTTACTAAAAACGTGTTAGCAAATACATTATATGGCTTTGCTTTCAATATTCAAGATTCATCATTTATTGTCATAAAGATTAAGTACAGCATGTACTAAAATACGATGAAATTCTTACCTTCCTCTCAGAATGACActtaaaatatacataaatacgacgtaaaccaaccaaccaaccaaagAATCAAATGAACACGCGAACAAAGAAACAAACCAATAAATAAACATGGCAGCTGTATGACATGTAGCAGCAATAGCGCATAATAAAAGGACGATATAAATAACGATGTCAACAGTATGAAAAAATAGCAGCAGTGAGTATATCGTGATAATATGGATAAAATAAAAGTAATGGCAACGGTTCAATGGACATATTTGCAAACCCTATTATAAAACAAATGacatacaatgtaataaaatgttTCGTTTGCAGAAATTTTAAAGATCGATCACCTCTGGGAGTTTACGTGCCTGACCAAACTGCAACTGGACAACAATGTTATTAACAAAATTCAAGGACTTGAATCTTTGGTTAACTTAGTATGGCTTGGTAGGTATAGAAGTCATATGTGTTACAAATTTGGGGCAGTAGCCTGGATAAAATGTGTCACCTAAATCTCATTATTCATTCACTCTGTTACATCTCCCCTTTCCACAGATCTTTCCTTTAATCATATCGAGGTGATAGAGGGTCTGAATACCTTGTTGAAACTGGAGAACCTGAGTTTGTACAACAACAGGATCTCTGTCATAGAAAACATGGATTCCCTTGTACACCTGCAAGTGGTTTCCCTTGGAAACAATCTTCTGTCCCAGCTTGACAATGTGAGCATTCCCACCTGCGGTGACATTTTAATAAAGCGTCGTAATCATTATTTAATAAAGAGTAGTCATTATACGGAATTATTATGTCAGaaagcagcgtttcccaatcaaGTGCTGAGAGACCCActgccagtccacatttttgctccctcccagctccctgccagacagtccacttttttgctccctcccagctccctgccagacagtccacatttttgctccctcccagctccctgccagacagtccacatttttgctccctcccagctccctgccagacagtccacatttttgcttcctcccagctccctcccagacagtccacatttttgctccctcccagctccctgccagacggtccacatttttgctccagaaAAAGAAAGGAGCAGAAACGTGgattgtctgtgggtcctcgaggactggattgggaaacagaaAATGTCTGAACAGGATACAGCATTTAAAGAAAGGCTCAAAGACCTCGTCATACATCCAATCCCTAGCTGTTACAAAGTGGCCGCTGTTTTCTGTCTGCAAGCAACAAGCCTGTTCCACCTTCCTTTAGATTGTTTATCTGCGGAGGTTTGAGAGTCTGCGCACACTAAACTTAGCAGGAAATCCTTTTTGCAAAGATGAAAACTACAAGGCCTTAATCGCTGCTTACCTCCAAGGCCTGGTCTACCTGGATTACAGGCTGGTAGATGAGGAGACGGTGAGTGTCTCGCTGTGTCTTTAATACTGTCAGATTTATCAGTTGGGTGTGTAAAATGCGCcaatgaataattaaatttgaataaagGTATACTGTGAAGAGGaatggtggtgcggtggtttGCACTATTGCCACATTATCTCTGGCAGCTGCGTTTGAATCTCCGCTataattccatgtgtgtggagtttcctccaggtactttggtttcccccccacagtcaaaagttgctgaggttaattagagttgccaaattgtccataggtgtgcctgtgtgtgttaaTGGTTTGCTGGGTGATGCCTATAACCTCCAAaagctccaggaactgcctgaccACACTTTCGGAAAACGTATGTCCTTTTTGATAAAGGCATCTATTAAATCAATAAAGCTAGATCTATAGACTAAAATGGATATGCAACGTGAGCATATCAGTAGGTTTACTTGTCACGCATCCCCTGCGACTGACGGTGTTTGCAGCGCAAGGCAGGACTGGTGAAATACCAGGACGCCCTGGAGGAGCTGAGGCACAAGGAGGGGGAGGCAACGAGGGTCTTGGAAGCCAAACGCAGGGATGAGGAGGAGCTGCGGATGCACAGGgtaagtgcacacacacacacacacacacactgccgtgggggggggtggcggggggcatGTGACGGGCACACGGCAAGATGGGCAGCGGTCATTATCTCGCTGGACACAGAGGTACCGCTCCACGCTGTCCCATCAAAACATACCTCAGTGGCAAGTTCCTTTGCAGACAATCCTGTTTGGTTATTAAGTCTGTTATATCGTTATTCTTGTATCATTATTGCAATAAAGTCAGTATGATAGCTACTCAGCTAAAATGGTCATTAATTTGATGATGATTCCAGTTCAAAAGGCAAATAAATTaccaaatatatacatatacacacacacacagtatacatACAGGTAGATAGTATATAACTTTAAAAGCCTGTCTCTTGGATTTGAACAGGAGGCTTTTGTGGAGTTCCTGAATGGACCCTATCTCTTCGATAGCATGTATGCAGGGGATCCAGAAGCTGCCAAGCTGGCCTGCCTGCCTGGGCTGAATGCGCTGCTGGATTCATACCCTTTCTCTTTGAGTACCTCTCACTCTTTGTTGTGTGCTTGTTGTTTGGATGCGAGCTAAACGGCGACCAAAAGGGCTCTGCTTTTTGAGCCTGCCAAGTAAAtcacaggaaaaaaacaaacagttttTCCTTGACTCGACTCCCTTGACATACCggagccagcaggtggcgctgtgcATGCAGATGTTTGAGTTGGGTCTGCAGCAGTGGGAGAGAAGGAAGGCGGAGGTCGACTCCTTCTTCGAGGGCTGCCAGGAGGCTGTGGCTGATAACAGGAAGAGGGGAGCACAGCTGGTGGACGACTTCCAGGGCTCCGTCAGGGAGGTGGGCAGGACTCAAATGGAGAGGTTTTCGATTTTGGTTATGTTGAGGTATTAAACCATTTTACCAGAGACTTTCAAGAAGATGCAGACAAATTGGCTTAATAATACTTTCTAAAACTTGTCAAGACTGGTTCTCCAGAGACAGAGTTTTAGTACATTCTACCAGTACATTCCAGATCTTGAATCCAAAGCAGTTTAGAATTTGGGCAGGACAAACGCCAGCACATCTACATCTCAAGCGAAGGATGCGTTCATCATTCTGCCAGAATAAGTATATCCATCTGTTCAACAGAACTTACATTCACCAAGGCACTACCCCACGGCGATCATTTAGAAGTCTGTCCCACGCAGTGTTAAAAAATCTAAAATGCCCACGACTGTGTTTGCAGACCCTGGCAGAGATGCAGCACTCCACTGAGCCAAGGCTACTGGAGACCCAGTGGAACCAGTTCAGGGGAGATCTCAGCCAACTCTGCGACACACTCCTGACTGTGGAACTCGAACTGGTCGACCAGCTGGAAGTGAGGAGGGGGGTTGTTGGGGTCTGGGTGCACCATGGCTAGATGCCTTCATAAATGTCTCCATCTATTACTCACTATGCAAAATAGTCCACATCCTTCAAAGCATCCCAGGAAGGTACCTTTACAGGCACACGGGCAAGTAAATTCATACATATCTAAGTAGTGGACAGTCTGTCAATTTGCTGAACACATCATTGGAAGCAGCCTTGTGTTGCTGGAGCACCGACGGTTCTTCAAAGCTTCAAAAAGAACCAAGTAATATGAACTAAATGCATCATGCATTTAAATCAGAGCATGATTTCACGTATTATAACAGTGAGGAGATGCTACCTTCAGAATGAGCGGGTTAAAAATGCAATCTGCTACCATTTCCTTTGTGTTACAGGACATCATCAAGGAGTTTGAGAGGAACTTCTCGGAGATGACTGGGAGCTTCCTCGAAACTTTGCAGGGAATATATCCTTTTGTGGGCATGGCCTGTAAGGATGGCACGTCCTGCAGGACCATTGTAGGCGTATCTACATCTGATTCACAGCTCCATCCTTCCTTAACAAGCATTCACCTTCACCCAGTGCCGCGACCTTGAGAACCAGCACCATGGAAAACTCCAGGAGATCGCCTTGGCAACCTTGGATAGGGTGGCCAAGGGCACAATGGAACAGGAGATGCCGGATGATGTGCTTGCGGTCAGCTTCCAACCGGTCCCGAGCCAACTGTACACAGACAAATGAATGATGAGCGAAATGGAAAGAGGATGGTGCTCTAGCAACAAGCTGAACATCAGAAAAATACAAGCCGTTACAAATTTCACGCTTACCAGCGAGCTTCAGTATTTCCACTCATAACTCTGCCAATAAAATATCCTCAGTCAGGCCCATTTCCCTCTGGTCCACGTTTCAGCTGTTCGTCGATAAGGACACGCTACTGAGCGCCGTCGGCGCCTCTCACGACACTCACCTGCTGAGGATCGACAACCGGGAGGACGAGCTGGTGACGCGCGTCAACAAATGGGTGACCGAGCTGATGAAGACGGTAAGGAGGACAAAGCTAATGGGATATTCTAAATATACCCAGTCTTTTTTGCACCGCTGCTATGTGTCCTTTTTCCGCAGATACAAAATGATGAAGTGAAGCGAAATCGCAAGCGGATCGCAGAGATTTTCCACTACGCTGATTATGTGAAGGAGCAGATGCGAGAGGCTTTAGACCAGGAGACCCGGTAAAATGAACAATTAAGGAAATAACACAATAAGTCACAGaacaaaatatgttttaaaatatacaaacaTATAATAAAGTTGTCTGTCATGGTCAAATCTCATTTGACTGTTTCTGTAAATAAATTGTTTGTGTTGCCTTtcgaattttttttatttgatcgTTAATAACTACAGATGTCAAAATGTAAGCCAAATATCCACGAAACCACGCACGGAATTGAgatgaaacaaactgaaaagagTTTTCGAAAAAAATCCGTAGGCTACTAAATGACATTACGCGTATTAATTTTTTTCCTTTGAAACTGGTAAGTTCTTTATTAAGCAGCAGCTTgaattaaactttattttacttTCGTTCCTGGTTTATTAAAATACCCAACCCCCTTGTATACGGCAAGATATATAGTCAAATACAACAACAACGTAGAACTAAGCAACTAATGCAACATTAGCAACTAAGTACATTATAAACTAGAAAACAAAAACTGAAAGGGGAGGAATACTGCTAGAATGATTAATATCCAAAAGAATGCTTAACATCTGATGACTTATGAATAACAGCAACACAGCAGCCTATTATGTACACTTCTTTACTTTGCACTATCCCGTCGAACATACCACCTTTCCGGAAGTATTATTTTAGCATACCAGTATCCAAAACGTTCGTTTGATTTGTGGGCACGCGTCACAAGAAAACTCACACGGAATTCTGGGAAGTGATGTCCATTAGGCATAAGGGGAAAACTACATATTCGTTTAAACaatacaaatcccagcattcattgCGGGGAATCGACCAATGAGGTAACGGTTTGGTATTACAACTCTCGTCTAGCTTATTGCGAAACGTGATGTTGCTTTGTTGCGTCGTTTTACTTTTCAGGGATTCCGCACGCAAGTACTGGTGTACTGGGGAGCATTTGTGAGCCGACTAGCTGCCTTGCTAGCGCTCCCCACTACCTTCTCCGACTTTCTCTTCACTTTGTGCCGCCTGTCGTCTGCCGTCGGCGCCGCAGCCGCGAAGTGATCGACATGCCAGTCCGTACCGAGTGCTGCAATAACTCCTCCACGGCCTGCGCATCATCGGCTTCGCTTATTCCACCTCCGCCGATTAACACTCAACAGCCGGGCATAGCCACTTCGCTCCTGTACAGCGGCTCACAGTTTCGAGGACACCAGAAGAGCAAGGGCAACTCATACGACGTGGAAGTTGTCTTGCAGGTAAGTTTTAAACGGCGTTATTTCAATGCCCGTCCGGCAGCATTCACAGATACAACACGGAACAAGTGGCGAACTGACAGCGGTGTCACTATGTGGGAAGTTAGCTGACTGGACATCGCTGTCTCACCCCCAGCTAATGACAGCACACAAATTGCTGTAAGATACTTTTCCAGACCACATTTCCACGTCTCAGAATTGAACAAATATACTGTAGAATGGGGAGCATACTTGAATATTTGTTTTTTAACTTGCATACTTGCTGTGGGACAGATAATGAGATGGGAATGCAGGGTTTATTTAGTAAACCGACGCCAGGCTGCCAGTCCTAAAACCTTACCGACACCCCCGgatttttgacagttctgccGGTAATTCTCTGTCTCCGTAGATGTAGTCACTATTAAAGGTCCGATCCGCCTCATTAAAATAACCAGTCTTTAAATTTATGAAAACCCCACTCCTGACAAGGATAGATTCCGGTACCACGGTAAACTGCCTGACGTATACTTGACTTGCAGTGTGTACATATAGCCATTCATGTGTAGTTGAAGGTGAGAAGGTGGAGAGACTTAATGCAACCCTTACCTTGATTTCCTGTTCCAGCATGTGACTATGGAAGAGTCCTATCTATGCGGGTACCTAAAAATCAAAGGACTGACAGAGGTGAGGTCTGCTTTCAGATTAATTTCTCCTTTAACTTTGGCTTAGGGAATTCCAAAGTCAGTCATACTTGTTAAATGGTTCTAGACAGCTGCTGTGAACATAGGTTTAAATGCTGTTCAGTAAATACAGATGCAGCATTAGCCATGTTAGCAATGTCTCAAAAAAGACCAAATGAGGAATTGTTTTTGAAACATGTTTAATGTGATTATTGTGCTTTTACTTTCAGAATAAATTAGTTTGAATGCGTCACAAGGAATTCAAACCTGTGTACCGTGCACTGTTCGCCGTAACTAACATTTTTGTGTCGTTCACCTGCGTAGGAGTACCCAAGCCTCACGACGTTCTTTGCAGGGGAGATAATTAGTAAAAAGCGGCCATTCTTGACACGGAAATGGGACGCCGACGAAGACGTTGACCGCAAACACTGGGTATGGGGTGTCCCCCAAAATCTGACGTCTGTAGGTTCCCAGGTGCTTTCAGGAATGTTAACTTGCAGTCTCTCCTTCTGTTCAGGGGAAGTTTCAGGCTTTTTATCAATATGCAAAAATCTTTAACTCGGATGATTTCGATTACGAAGAACTGAAAAGCAGCGACTATGTCTTCATGAGGTGGAAGGTCAGTCGGTTTAATATGTCTTTGATATTTAATATGGTTTAAAACATCACGAATGACAAGGGCAAATTCGGCAGGCTTCCCTTGGGGGATGATTAGATGAAGCCACTGCTGATTTGGGTTTTCTTTTGAGTGTGTAGCTTTGGTTGGTTTCATTCTGCCAAAATACCTTAATGGTCCAGATCTGCTGAGTGTTTCTCGATCTGCTCTTCTCCACCACCTTTACTTATCAGGAGCAGTTTCTGGTCCCGGACCACACCATCAAGGACATAAGTGGGGCATCCTTTGCTGGCTTCTACTACATCTGCTTCCAGAAGTCAACAGCAACCATAGAGGGTTATTACTACCACAGAAGTTCtgaatggtaaaaaaaaatgctttcatttatattttcagTACTTTTCATTTAGTGGTTTTATGTGGCCTGTTACATAATCAGGCAGACATGGTCTGGTTTGGTGGGTCACATTACAGGCAGAATACTTAAGTGTTTCTTGTTTGCAAAAGTCATTGGCATTTAATTAAAGCACCTTTTCAAATTAGCTTATTAATCCTGACCCAAGGCTCGCCATGTCTTCGCCACGTTAGTTTCGCTTGGGCGGAGGCGGAATGACGCCCAGTGCTAATGGATGCTAATTTCAGCATCTGCTTCTTCTCTCGCATGCGGCGCGCTCCATCGTCCTCCCTCAGGCCGGCCCGCGTGTCTTCACCACCCATCAGACAAACGCTAATCCGCCATTTTCCATGTTCGCTTCCAGGTATCAGTCCCTGAACCTCACTCACGTTCCCGAACACAGCGCTCCGATATACGAGTTCCGGTGACACTGGCTTTCCAAGGACAAACAGGACTGCTACCAGAGGGTgattttccttgttttttgttttcctttttctccccctctctccattgggggggggtggatttgtCAGTCCTCTTGGCTAAAAAAGGAAGCAAACCAAGTAAGGGACTGACAAAGCTGCGAGGAGACCCTTCTTGCaggccacagactggcaggtgtCTCATCTGAAGTTCAACCCTGAAGCTTTTGTGATTTACTGTCTAATTTCAGCATCTGCTTTTAAGCCATTTAGTTAACATGCACCGAGTGTGATCTACTGGCGTTTTACTTTCCTTCATTTTTATAGAGATTTTTTCGGACAGTTTCCTTTTCCTCAAAACGACAGAGATGAGGAGGTCACTTTCCTagtggatttatttttttttctttgccagAAAGACTCGTGACATTGAACTACACGTGTAAAGAGTCCGAATCGATGTTTTAATTTTCTCCTGTTTGACTCGCTGCCGCAGCGCTGCCTGCTGAGATGAGCTGGGTGGACGCGTGGAGCTGTTCTCAGCGGCGGATGGAAACGCCTCAAGGActgtttgcttttattttgttttatttattattgttctAATGTTTTTGCCGACCGATAATTCGGAGTTTGGTTTCGCAAGAACGCTGACGCGAATAATGATTGTAAGTCGGCATCTTATGAACGAGGCGCAGCTTCGTGGTGAGACTCTCCTCTACACCGATCGTACTAAAGGCGCGAGAGACTGTAAATAATCCGTTGAAGGATGCTGCATTCCTGTGTCCGAGGTCTTATTTTTGGCGGGGAGGAGAACGGTAAAGGAATTAATGGCAGTGATATGCTGGTGGAATCTTACATTATCAGTCCCATTAGGAGATGTGTACAAGGCCGCTGGCTTCTGGGGATTAAAAAGCATGACATTCCGGATTCACGCCACACTATAGAAAATCGGGACGTGTGACACACATTAAACGCTGGTTTCCAAAAGATTAATTTTATTAGTAATCTTTTAAGGTAAATTTACGACGGATATTTCCTTTACAAGATTTCCACGATTTGGCTTGGAgaacgttttatttatttatttatttatttttttgcacgaCTGATGTTTGATTGGTTCTTTCTCCTGGCAGTTCATAGATATCGGGGATCACCGTGAAATTGAAAGGTAGAAACTTGGGGTGGCAGGGTCATTCAGGTGGGGTGGCTGCAGGACATTCATACTGGGAACATTACAGCGTCATTGTGGGTGGGAAGTAGGGGCGGAATTGACATGCTTAAGATGACTAATACCAGGAAATTATTTTCTTCATCACAGGAATTTGAATTTTAGTGCTCACTggtcatttaacccatatgtcacATGCagggggcagtaccttgctggtcggggattctaACCTGCAATCtctcaattacaagtgcgcatccctaaccattaagctacCACTGCCCACATTTATTTCCAGTTATAAAATTAACCAGTCAAAACTATCCATAAAACATTAGTGAGCCTATTAGCTGAAAGTGAAAATAACATCAGGGTCTTCATGTGAAAGTGTATCACTGCTGATTGGGAATCCTAGGCcaccaaaaatatttttaatgtcCCGGTGACACATTTCTCGCCTGAACTCCGGAACTTCACCCGCCTCTCAT
This window encodes:
- the drc3 gene encoding dynein regulatory complex subunit 3, giving the protein MREPNDTLEPSVIDEEMLQRAVEEQGPQDAENPAASIAKAEGIQREHVRRLRLDFRKILKIDHLWEFTCLTKLQLDNNVINKIQGLESLVNLVWLDLSFNHIEVIEGLNTLLKLENLSLYNNRISVIENMDSLVHLQVVSLGNNLLSQLDNIVYLRRFESLRTLNLAGNPFCKDENYKALIAAYLQGLVYLDYRLVDEETRKAGLVKYQDALEELRHKEGEATRVLEAKRRDEEELRMHREAFVEFLNGPYLFDSMYAGDPEAAKLACLPGLNALLDSYRSQQVALCMQMFELGLQQWERRKAEVDSFFEGCQEAVADNRKRGAQLVDDFQGSVRETLAEMQHSTEPRLLETQWNQFRGDLSQLCDTLLTVELELVDQLEDIIKEFERNFSEMTGSFLETLQGIFTQCRDLENQHHGKLQEIALATLDRVAKGTMEQEMPDDVLALFVDKDTLLSAVGASHDTHLLRIDNREDELVTRVNKWVTELMKTIQNDEVKRNRKRIAEIFHYADYVKEQMREALDQETR
- the gid4 gene encoding glucose-induced degradation protein 4 homolog encodes the protein MPVRTECCNNSSTACASSASLIPPPPINTQQPGIATSLLYSGSQFRGHQKSKGNSYDVEVVLQHVTMEESYLCGYLKIKGLTEEYPSLTTFFAGEIISKKRPFLTRKWDADEDVDRKHWGKFQAFYQYAKIFNSDDFDYEELKSSDYVFMRWKEQFLVPDHTIKDISGASFAGFYYICFQKSTATIEGYYYHRSSEWYQSLNLTHVPEHSAPIYEFR